One Loxodonta africana isolate mLoxAfr1 chromosome 6, mLoxAfr1.hap2, whole genome shotgun sequence DNA window includes the following coding sequences:
- the CD28 gene encoding T-cell-specific surface glycoprotein CD28 isoform X2 produces the protein MLVAYNNAVNLSCEYTNNLFSKEFQAALYKGVDSDVEVCVVNGNYSHQLQFHSNTGFNCDGKLGNETVTFYLWNLYVNQTDIYFCKIEVMYPPPYIHNEKNNGTIIHVKEKHICPAPPSTESSKPFWALVVVNGVLAFYSLVITVALCICWMKNKRSRILQSDYMNMTPRRPGPTRKHYQPYAPARDFAAYRS, from the exons ATGCTCGTGGCGTACAACAATGCGGTAAACCTTAGCTGCGAGTATACTAACAACCTCTTCTCCAAGGAATTCCAAGCCGCCCTTTATAAGGGAGTGGATAGTGACGTGGAAGTCTGTGTTGTGAATGGGAATTACTCCCATCAGCTTCAGTTTCACTCAAATACGGGATTCAACTGTGATGGGAAACTGGGCAATGAAACAGTGACATTCTACCTCTGGAATTTGTACGTTAACCAAACGGACATTTACTTCTGCAAAATCGAGGTCATGTATCCGCCTCCTTACATACACAATGAGAAGAACAATGGAACCATTATCCATGTGAAAG aGAAACATATTTGTCCAGCTCCCCCGTCTACTGAGTCTTCTAAGCCATTCTGGGCACTGGTGGTGGTTAATGGAGTCCTGGCTTTCTATAGCTTGGTAATAACAGTGGCCCTTTGTATTTGCTGG ATGAAGAATAAGAGGAGCAGGATCCTTCAGAGTGACTACATGAACATGACCCCTCGGAGGCCCGGACCTACCCGCAAACACTACCAGCCTTATGCCCCTGCGCGTGACTTTGCAGCCTACCGCTCCTGA
- the CD28 gene encoding T-cell-specific surface glycoprotein CD28 isoform X1, with amino-acid sequence MLLRLFLALHLFPSIQATAENKIFVKQAPMLVAYNNAVNLSCEYTNNLFSKEFQAALYKGVDSDVEVCVVNGNYSHQLQFHSNTGFNCDGKLGNETVTFYLWNLYVNQTDIYFCKIEVMYPPPYIHNEKNNGTIIHVKEKHICPAPPSTESSKPFWALVVVNGVLAFYSLVITVALCICWMKNKRSRILQSDYMNMTPRRPGPTRKHYQPYAPARDFAAYRS; translated from the exons aaaacaagatttttgtgaagcaggcgcCGATGCTCGTGGCGTACAACAATGCGGTAAACCTTAGCTGCGAGTATACTAACAACCTCTTCTCCAAGGAATTCCAAGCCGCCCTTTATAAGGGAGTGGATAGTGACGTGGAAGTCTGTGTTGTGAATGGGAATTACTCCCATCAGCTTCAGTTTCACTCAAATACGGGATTCAACTGTGATGGGAAACTGGGCAATGAAACAGTGACATTCTACCTCTGGAATTTGTACGTTAACCAAACGGACATTTACTTCTGCAAAATCGAGGTCATGTATCCGCCTCCTTACATACACAATGAGAAGAACAATGGAACCATTATCCATGTGAAAG aGAAACATATTTGTCCAGCTCCCCCGTCTACTGAGTCTTCTAAGCCATTCTGGGCACTGGTGGTGGTTAATGGAGTCCTGGCTTTCTATAGCTTGGTAATAACAGTGGCCCTTTGTATTTGCTGG ATGAAGAATAAGAGGAGCAGGATCCTTCAGAGTGACTACATGAACATGACCCCTCGGAGGCCCGGACCTACCCGCAAACACTACCAGCCTTATGCCCCTGCGCGTGACTTTGCAGCCTACCGCTCCTGA